Proteins co-encoded in one Populus trichocarpa isolate Nisqually-1 chromosome 10, P.trichocarpa_v4.1, whole genome shotgun sequence genomic window:
- the LOC7489348 gene encoding ubiquitin receptor RAD23d, with product MKIFVKTLKGSTFDIEVKPGDTVADVKKNIETAQGASVYPAEQQMLIYQGKVLKDDTTLGENKVAENSFVVIMLSKAKSSSGEGSTTSAAPTPKAPTTSAPMSTAPPASTVTSALPTSVPSPAPAPAPAPAPVSAPAPAPVSSVIAESESGVYGQAASNLVAGNNLEGAVQQILDMGGGSWDRDTVVRALRAAYNNPERAVEYLYTGIPEQAEAPPVAQVPVSEQAPAAQPRQQPAQPTTVPAGGPNANPLDLFPQGLPNIGSGAAEAGTLDFLRNSQQFQALRAMVQANPQILQPMLQELGKQNPHLMRLIQEHQDDFLRLINEPVEGGEGNVSGPLAAAMPQSVTVTPEEREAIERLGAMGFDPALVLEVYFACNKNEELAANYLLDHIHEFED from the exons atgaAGATTTTTGTTAAGACTTTGAAAGGCAGCACTTTTGACATCGAAGTTAAACCTGGAGACACG GTTGCTGATGTCAAAAAGAACATAGAAACAGCTCAAGGGGCATCTGTTTATCCTGCTGAACAGCAAATGCTTATCTATCAGGGGAAAGTTCTTAAAGATGACACCACGTTAGGTGAAAATAAAGTTGCTGAAAATAGTTTTGTTGTTATCATGTTATCGAAG GCTAAGAGCTCATCTGGTGAGGGCTCAACTACATCAGCTGCTCCTACCCCTAAG GCACCCACAACAAGTGCCCCAATGTCAACAGCACCTCCAGCTTCCACAGTGACTTCTGCACT GCCAACATCTGTTCCTTCCCCTGCTCCAGCTCCAGCTCCAGCTCCTGCTCCGGTTTCTGCTCCAGCTCCAGCTCCGGTTTCTTCAGTTATTGCTGA ATCAGAGTCTGGTGTATATGGCCAAGCAGCATCTAATCTTGTTGCGGGAAATAACTTGGAGGGAGCAGTCCAGCAAATTCTTGATATGGGTGGAGGTTCTTGGGATAGAGATACTGTTGTTCGTGCTCTTCGTGCTGCTTACAATAATCCAGAGAGAGCCGTTGAATATTTATATACT GGCATCCCAGAACAAGCAGAAGCCCCACCTGTGGCTCAAGTCCCTGTAAGCGAGCAAGCTCCTGCAGCCCAGCCTCGGCAGCAGCCAGCACAACCAACTACAGTTCCTGCTGGTGGACCAAATGCAAATCCTTTAGACCTCTTCCCCCAG GGCCTTCCCAACATTGGTTCAGGGGCTGCTGAAGCAGGAACTCTTGATTTTTTGAGGAACAGTCAAcag TTCCAAGCCTTGCGAGCTATGGTGCAGGCTAACCCACAGATACTGCAG CCTATGCTCCAAGAACTGGGAAAACAAAATCCTCACTTAATGAGGCTCATTCAAGAGCACCAGGATGACTTTCTCCGCCTGATCAATGAACCTGTTGAAGGTGGAGAGGG GAATGTATCGGGGCCGCTTGCTGCAGCAATGCCGCAATCAGTAACAGTCACACCTGAGGAGCGCGAAGCAATAGAACGT CTTGGAGCTATGGGTTTTGATCCTGCACTTGTTTTGGAGGTGTATTTTGCCTGCAACAAGAACGAGGAGCTGGCAGCCAACTACCTCTTAGATCACATACATGAGTTTGAGGATTGA
- the LOC7466902 gene encoding uncharacterized protein LOC7466902 — MEELQNNKKRVRDDSFELELDLPEVKKIREDLLGIIDDSDPDSLGQDLDSVMKSFEQEISAYSSSPVPVVDLTSESGESRPDLGYLLEASDDELGLPPSMNSSRGEVKGEEETELVRVDSAESSGIGGEIWGFEDQIPTYDSFGLGAGDVDYNSRYVAFDDGLFEYSNACFDSTEFVDLSWRFGGMPAE, encoded by the coding sequence ATGGAAGAGctgcaaaacaataaaaaacgaGTCAGGGATGACTCGTTCGAGCTGGAGTTGGATTTGCCGGAGGTGAAGAAAATCAGAGAGGATTTATTGGGCATCATCGATGATTCCGACCCTGACTCGCTGGGTCAGGATCTTGACTCCGTCATGAAGAGTTTTGAGCAAGAGATATCCGCGTATTCATCATCTCCGGTGCCCGTCGTCGACCTGACGTCCGAATCCGGCGAGTCCCGGCCGGATCTAGGGTACCTTCTAGAAGCTTCTGATGATGAGCTCGGCTTGCCCCCGTCCATGAATTCCTCGAGGGGGGAGGTCAAGGGTGAAGAAGAGACCGAGTTGGTCCGAGTTGACTCGGCGGAGTCATCCGGAATCGGTGGAGAGATATGGGGGTTTGAGGACCAGATTCCGACTTATGACTCGTTCGGGCTGGGAGCAGGGGACGTTGATTATAATAGCAGGTATGTGGCGTTCGATGATGGGTTGTTCGAGTACTCTAATGCTTGCTTCGACTCGACCGAGTTTGTGGATTTGTCGTGGCGGTTCGGCGGCATGCCGGCCGAGTAA